The Bacteroidota bacterium genome includes a window with the following:
- a CDS encoding DUF4292 domain-containing protein, translating to MKIHHTLILFLLPLLFACKAKKNLPPHEATKCKLDYKSAKTLTSLLKQNQVEYSTFSGKIKASVIIDDKGTDFTIALRMKKDSVIWASISPALGIEVIRFSATKDSIKFIDRIHNKYFVGDYDTLTKMLKTEIDLEILQSLLVGNSVEFYMEDEKLRAGIDSCKYLLGTIRKRKLRKVIEKGKELKEPAQNIWLLDSTFKIVRILFREFESRREFDAYFDNFQNVDLPDGQTKNIFTPRNLTYYIKSDKIITVALEYTKASANKEQTFPFTIPEGYDRIK from the coding sequence GTGAAGATCCATCATACACTTATTTTATTTCTCTTACCGCTCCTATTCGCCTGCAAAGCGAAAAAAAATCTCCCTCCTCATGAAGCAACAAAATGTAAATTAGATTATAAGAGCGCAAAAACTCTTACTTCTCTTCTTAAACAAAACCAGGTAGAATATTCCACTTTCAGCGGGAAGATAAAAGCCAGCGTAATTATTGACGATAAAGGAACAGATTTTACCATAGCGCTGAGAATGAAAAAGGATAGTGTCATCTGGGCATCTATTTCTCCTGCACTGGGAATTGAAGTGATTCGTTTTTCCGCCACAAAAGATTCCATCAAGTTCATTGACAGAATTCATAACAAATATTTTGTAGGGGATTACGACACACTCACTAAAATGCTTAAGACGGAAATTGACCTGGAAATTCTTCAGTCGCTGCTGGTTGGCAACAGCGTTGAGTTTTACATGGAAGATGAAAAACTCAGAGCGGGAATTGATTCCTGCAAGTATCTTCTCGGCACAATCAGGAAAAGAAAACTTCGCAAAGTGATTGAGAAAGGAAAAGAACTCAAAGAACCCGCGCAGAATATCTGGCTTCTTGACAGCACCTTTAAGATTGTCAGAATTCTTTTCCGTGAGTTTGAATCGCGCAGAGAGTTTGATGCATATTTTGATAATTTTCAGAATGTTGATTTGCCTGATGGGCAAACAAAAAATATTTTCACGCCCAGAAATCTTACTTATTATATAAAATCCGATAAGATCATTACCGTTGCATTGGAATATACTAAGGCAAGCGCCAATAAAGAACAGACATTTCCGTTTACAATACCAGAGGGATATGATCGCATTAAATAA